The DNA sequence GACCCTTCTCCCTACGCCTTCCTgtagtggcatggcgtgctttgcgatgtattgattgatctACCAACAAAACcgatggaaaatgatcgataaatttaatagggtgttcgcaacgaacatcttaataacaATTccttactacagcttcaaatggggaaatgtcgatcattcacgcctcgccattgccTTCCTGCCCCCTCCGTAGACCCTCCTTGAAGAGGTCCGTCTgtgccgccgccccccccccccccaaagaaagAATCCTTATAGTTCCGCCTACGTTAGTTGGTTCGTCAATGACTTCCACAAGATCGGAGAAAGCCGAATCCGTCACAAATCTGCAAATGCCTCTCCCATTACGCTCAATGATAAGTAATCGTTAGCATTTTCAGAGACTCGAAATGAGTATTTGTCGAAATGGTTTGTCATCTGTCATggcttttggaaaaaacttacGTTTATGTATGAGTATAGGTAATTATGTTGAAGgctaattattttattaaattctagtcaatttatgtttatttttgaaatattaagtTATGcggttttcttaaatttatgCTTGTTAAATATTGTTTCGAGTTTAAATCCTTGTTAATTTAGCTGTGTTCGTTATTATTTTGCACACTATTTTAGTGTGATCTAAGTTTAAATCTTGAATAAATTCCATTATGCTCCTGAACCCATTCCTGTTGTGAAAATGATTATGCTAGAGTGGCAAACGGTGGTTTAAGTGTGTGAGGAGAAATACATTACCCCATAGTAACACGTAtaaaaatcagcattaatttgCTTCCGGTCTAATTGAAAGAATTCgtggattttaaaatgtttcagttcTTCTAACTTTGAGTTCTCCGGAAGAATTATTGTTCTCGGAGTGTGCCGATATTATTTCATTTCATGTCTGTTGATTGTAAtggaaaatattcctttaaCTTTGGTGCTGTTGAATGAAATAATAAGCACGAAAGTTTTCCATCCTCAAACTTGGTCTCAGAAATTTAAAAGTCGTTATGTGTTAATCATACAAACATATATACGTGTGTGAGATCTGTACAATGAAACACAGGAACGTAAACACAAGTTATTTCTCTCAAATGAGATACATGAGGAATTaaggagaggagaaaaaaatctacgTCAACAGAACAATGAATTCTAAATACTCTTAATATGAATCAAGACTTCTCTTTTTTGTCTACCAACTTTGTATGTAAACATTTTATACATCTTTTTGTACTTCAAAGTAAAGCTTCAATTAAACTGTAATCCtggacttttttatttttaagtaccCTAATCTGAAAACTCTCATCCGTTCAGTccattaattgaaaaaatagcGAAACGtcccttttaatttttatgagtttGTTGATGGTGAAATTTGTAAAACACATTATCGAAGTTACGATGTTTCATAGTCTTCGCTAGTGTTatattattttcaagaaaaactgttgaCACTGTCCGACATTTTCACCATGTATTCTGGGGAGACGACAAAaaataagtgatttttttttaaattaaaagagggggggggggggaattgtttgttctccttggaaaaaatacttaaaCGCAAGAAGAATTCTAAAACGTCatgaatggagatacgtgttttACGATTATTACCATCTTATGAAACTTGTTACCTTAAACGGTATAATTAGTATTTGGTGAATGAGGTTTTGTATGAGATAACTCCAcaccatttaaaattttgaaccgaGGATCTTCAGAAAATTACAACCATTTTTCTATAGAATGAGTTCAGGCGCCTGAGAGTTTACCTGGTTCGCACAGTATTTAACAAGTAAATATTATCTCCTgatgatttcattcaaattatGAATCAAAACTTTACTTGCCAATAACGCACGTTATTGAGACACATTTAGAAAACAAATTGGAATAATAAGTCGTTGAAATAAGGAGTGAACACAGAAAATATATATTGTTCTTACACTTGCACTACATTAGTTTTGATCGAATACATAGAGAAGTGACGAAAGAGCTGTCAATTAGGGATGCATAATTACTAGCCTCATCATTACTCAATAGAATTACCTTGAAAATTCTGCTAAACAAGGGCTCACTAGCCAATGCACCGGTATGTACTACAATGCACTTCTCTAAGTCATCAATTGCAATAATAAAGGGGCCAAATAGAGCGTGATTCTCGCAGGGTAGTAACTTAACTTACAACCAGTTACTCTTTGCTCACACCTTCTCCTCAACCTTTTGGTACTATTTAAATTTCGTTGAGATACAGGCAGTCGAGAATACTAGATACGCGCGCACTGCATTATTTTGTGATTCGTAGCCTCTTTATCAAtctgatattttttaaatttaaagaaagtgCTATTAAAGTGCTATTGTTTCTCAGTATTGGTGCCTACCGTAGCCATATTGCtcttcctattttcaaaatcatcgtattttcaaaaaaatatttcttaagcATCTGTATGTCGtggttgcaaaaaattgaaattaaaaataaatatgaaaatagaCCATAGGAgccatccataaattacgtcacccaaattgggaggaggggggtctaTAGCGGTGGATGACGGGAAGGAAGGGAGGGGTGAAGCCAAGGATgacgtaaaattttctgaaaggcAAAAAGGCTGGAAATGCTTGCTTGAAATTTGACTCTACATTCTGacttttccttcaaaaagaggaggaagaacaaATCATATTTTACTACTTAATAAAAGAAATCAATCATATTCTAAACGATGCAGACAATATCTACggatttttatcaattttctgcgttttcccccaaaaagagggggaggggtacaCTAAGGATGACATAGTTTTTGGGAGGGGGTCTAGCAGTGTATTACGGTTGGATACGGTGAGGGAGGGAGGGgtagaaaattgaaaactaggggagcgagaaagtaaaaaatgggTGATGTAATTTATCGACGGCCCCATATCGCAGTCAACTTAGGAGAAAAGTTAGAGGTATTAAAGCATTAAAaaggaaacatgaaaaaaatattcaaactgcATTTTTGCCGCTAGGATGAATTTTACGTATCGCGGAAtagtaaaatgaaatttaaaaaccgCACATTCTTAAACTCGCCGCTAATTTTAACCATGCGGTTATTTGGAGTCTTTCCAATAAATCCAGATACGCTCGAGTGTTCACGTTTTGACGTCATTTACTGCGGCTGTTTGGGGGTCCTGTCAATTTTGGAACTGCTCTACACTCCGGTCTTCATCATCCACCAAAAAGACAAGCTGGTCCCCGCCAATTTTCCAGCGACAACCACTATCATGTTCATCCAGTCCACTATCACGTCTATAGCCGCCCGTTACACCGCCCTCCACAGAGTGATAAAATATTTCCCGAGAATCAACGACAATATAATCAAAACCACCAGTCTTTTATACACCCACAGTTTAGCCGACGAGAAATACAAACGGGAAAGAGCCTTGCTCATAAATAGATTATtgtgtattttcatttttatcggaGTCGTGGGGCTTAATGTGAATCGAGTTCAATGTTTTATCAGGATGTCAGAAATTATAGGCGACACAATTTATTTCGTTTACTTTATCATGTTTCAAAATAGTGCTGTTCTGCTCATTGAAATCATGTTCCTACGCACTGTCGCGCagttgaatttgaatttctcgaaGATAAATAAAGAACTTGAGTTGATCCTGGAGGAAACTGAGCTTTTTGAAAAACAAGCTCAGCGCCTAATGTGCAAGGTTGAAGGAGCTGAGAAAGTCAATAAGGATGATAAAAGCAGTAGTAGAATGACTTCTACTACACACGGACATCCTATCAGGTCTCCTTACGTTTGGCCGAGCTCGGGGAAATCATGCGACAGTACGTTGAAACTGAATATTGAGATGGTTGGAACTCCGGAAATATTCCCTATGAACACGCTCAGCCGGTTaaaacgactttttttcttGCATATTCAATGCAGTGAAGCAGTAGAATCGTCGAATAGCCTCTTTGAGGTGCAGCTACTTTTCTCCGTATTTCGGCTGTTTTGTGTCAGTTTTTTGGTCGTGTATCAACACCTCTCCAGATACGTTGAGTACGGATTTGCATACACGGTTTTGATATACGTGTACATATTCTTCATTATTCTTAGATCCACGCTCCTAACTTCAAgtgccggctgcacaatttccgAGGTACGAGCATCGAATAAGATTTTCATAATAAGCGTCAAAGTCGGATACGacgatcaaatggacgtatttatgcgaaatggaactatgtggaagcggaaagatggggtgtgctcgttagttctcgggccataagaatgaatgggactttaaaatcgccagtgacgtcagcggtgcgGGCGCTATACGAGCGACGACGACTAGGTCGTCAGTCTTTAaattcatgagccctgtccacaaagctcttgtcacatgcccacgacTCACGAGttggcgctcagttccttttgatttgattgaaaatcctgcttttccattttctcgaaAGGAACTGCAtatatatccacttttacattgtttcttgtcCAGCTTCTACGAGCACACCGCatatctttccacttccacatagttctttttatcataaatacgtccaaatgatgagCTTTATTaagtatattaaaaaaaaaaaaaaaaatctttaccGCAAAAGCTATCTTTAAAATTGTCACGAATCGATGGCGAAATTGCCCAAAGAAAGGATTGGCCAAGTGGCCACCTTCGAGGGTGATGCAACTAATGACAACTCCCGAGCTTTTCTGTAGAAGTGAGAAAAGagggagcgccttcaattcctgaACATGCAACACGTACATCCGAGGAAGACGgatagttgcatcaaggtctCAAGGTGCAACGACCAATTCAATACGCAGTATTTGTAGGTCGGAATTATGGCTCAAAATTCTCTGCagaccaattttttaatttatatcgATACGGCAAGacaatggatcgtatttgatagtggttcgatgtatcgtttggttcaaaacaatagaatatAACCTCAAACCCAAATTTTAGGATATTAATCCGAAAAGCTGagaatgagaaatttcgtatCACTTTCTCTACTCTTGGTCAATAAGTGCTCATACGCATCAATAATCTATcgcaaaaaacccgttccgtcagacaactcaattgacttttgaggctatgtttatgtttgaatcgatcgatatcgatacaatctcacccgtttgatgtatcgaatacgatccatacgGTCCTTTCTAAACCATGCAATAAATCGCACTTCAGTGTCTTAGTGCTGtctcaaactttcaataatcggcccgctggtcttGTGTCACTGACTGCCAATACTCTCCTCATACATGCACTCCGATATTCGGGTGCTACAACGGACAAGTCCCACGTATTTCCAAGGAAGTGAGAAAAGaaggcgcgccttcaatctttgaatatgcaacacgcacatcgcACAAGCGtgagacacgaatagttgcatcgagaCAATACAATCAACTCATTATAGTTTCTGAGACGGGAGTGCTTTTAATCTTTGAATATCGACAACGAAACATCCAattcacgtatctcggtttgcaacattgcaaacttcctttcataccttattttttaaaatggaaaactactcaacatcaactcttgaaaatttccgtaattgttcttctccgtgcgaagaaagcTATGTGAATTcttcgaggaatgatattgatttgttctcctcaaaaaattaacttgggagtagagatttttaaacaagcagtgaactccaacacaatgtgttgataaggcgcgtcattaactcgcacatatcaacccctttagttttcatttacagagatttcaaaataggcaagcagcacaacaagagaattcacgatccaacactgcgaggtcaacgacgcaccttgacgagaccgtgtattgtgaatgtagagagctattcgatcgaatttaagttttttgatctgcctcaagcaaaatcttatcagattcttgaagaaaagttctacggaataatttaagcgaagaaagaaaaaattctgtcgaattcctagaagataaagtcgatttaaaggtattttggggctaaaatacccaaatcaccggtagtacctataaatcccgttatattattgaaaagaaattgactcgatataaatgcaattacattaaatatgtcttgattttgttattttaaacgtctttccatgcaaaaagttcaaccatgtcgttgctttattcattcatgaattgaaagtaagcaatctacatcccaaaaatctactgatttgccgtaaaaaattgcagaaacttgatataccaggtcgatgcacccactcgttgaatttaccaaccaatttcgtgagtgcaaatgtgtaaaaatcaatatgctatagtcattttgtgtgcatttatttttcatgaaacaataataatttcaatcccgaaaaacgatcaattttccgtataaaatcgaaaaaatcgaaatatgtcgactccctgacgtgaaaattagattctacgtgtgtaaatactcatgtatcgatatgctgaacagaatctatgtgtggacacagtcagaagcccgcggcaacattaattcaacagaaaaactgtaaaaattagatcggattttagccgctttgcccgcatctcctcgttacttacaacaaaccgttcttatactcatctcaaaatttttctcagagctttgggttattatcagcttccatttaaaccccggttcgatGGCCAAATCGGcggccaaaaaagcaagccactgttgaagggttctatgagaaattcgtgatattatcgctcaggaaatcaccccatggctaaaattggtggtataaatgtttaagtgcttaaaataatcgtattcaagaaactaaggcattaaaccatggagtcaatttctttttaataatataacgggatttactaccgatGATTTAGCTATTGTAGCCCC is a window from the Bemisia tabaci chromosome 5, PGI_BMITA_v3 genome containing:
- the LOC109039138 gene encoding uncharacterized protein isoform X2, with translation MKFKNRTFLNSPLILTMRLFGVFPINPDTLECSRFDVIYCGCLGVLSILELLYTPVFIIHQKDKLVPANFPATTTIMFIQSTITSIAARYTALHRVIKYFPRINDNIIKTTSLLYTHSLADEKYKRERALLINRLLCIFIFIGVVGLNVNRVQCFIRMSEIIGDTIYFVYFIMFQNSAVLLIEIMFLRTVAQLNLNFSKINKELELILEETELFEKQAQRLMCKVEGAEKVNKDDKSSSRMTSTTHGHPIRSPYVWPSSGKSCDSTLKLNIEMVGTPEIFPMNTLSRLKRLFFLHIQCSEAVESSNSLFEVQLLFSVFRLFCVSFLVVYQHLSRYVEYGFAYTVLIYVYIFFIILRSTLLTSSAGCTISEAQYTKVLITKINNRFLDVDTKEELDLFWEHITSSKLEFTACGFFTLNTRLIASAFVAGTTYLVILLQFNPEKQNMVS